One window of the Octopus sinensis linkage group LG9, ASM634580v1, whole genome shotgun sequence genome contains the following:
- the LOC115215678 gene encoding peptidyl-prolyl cis-trans isomerase FKBP62-like, producing MDDKCWTSPNNSISKEILKFGSGLARPTDGSICIVSISHIGGAALNKDSLGYGLGENVKIQIGEGDTIYGELIDECLESMKLDECCEATFHILLESSKDSCDQLEKYKLQLELHKFENPTNSWEMTIEEKLAVAMHHRKKGSELFKAGNIEFAFKRYRKALKYVITIDSDDEMPEDVRTEYQNLKSTLFVNISLCQSKYESNDFVIANCTSALVVDKNNVKALYHRAQAQLNTRDLDRALADIKAGLELEPNNQVFLKLQKIVNSKLKVHTDQMKKAMTKMFLQN from the coding sequence ATGGATGATAAGTGCTGGACGTCCCCTAACAATTCTATCTCTAAAGAAATTCTAAAATTTGGATCTGGTTTAGCAAGGCCTACTGATGGAAGTATTTGCATTGTTTCCATATCCCATATTGGTGGGGCTGCTTTAAACAAAGATTCTCTTGGGTATGGCTTaggagaaaatgttaaaatacaaaTTGGAGAGGGAGATACCATTTATGGAGAGCTTATTGATGAATGTTTAGAATCTATGAAACTAGACGAATGCTGTGAAGCAACATTTCATATACTTTTAGAGTCATCAAAAGACTCTTGTGATCaacttgaaaaatataaattacaattaGAATTACATAAGTTTGAAAATCCAACAAATAGTTGGGAAATGACCATAGAGGAGAAACTGGCTGTTGCTATGCATCATCGGAAGAAAGGGTCTGAGCTTTTCAAGGCAGGTAATATAGAGTTTGCCTTTAAGCGTTATAGAAAAGCATTGAAATATGTAATAACTATAGACTCAGATGACGAAATGCCTGAAGATGTGAGAACTGAATACCAGAACTTGAAATCTACTCTGTTTGTTAATATTTCTCTCTGTCAGAGTAAATATGAAAGCAATGACTTTGTAATTGCAAACTGTACGTCTGCGTTGGTTGTTGATAAAAATAATGTGAAAGCCCTTTATCATCGAGCACAAGCACAACTAAACACCAGGGACCTTGATCGAGCTTTGGCTGATATAAAAGCTGGTTTGGAACTTGAACCAAATAACCAAGTATTTCTTAAATTACAAAAAATAGTTAATTCCAAACTGAAAGTACATACTGACCAAATGAAGAAGGCCATGACAAAAATGTTCTTGCAGAATTAG